One genomic window of Polyangium aurulentum includes the following:
- a CDS encoding chemotaxis protein CheB, which translates to MTDKKRRRSLDNPSTADAIAPPLDVAFFSSGSPEPVVHLPPPEPRTDWVPVVGIGASAGGLEAFTKFFRAMPDQSGVAFVLVMHLDPTHESMMAELLAKHTGMNVSQAADGMPILPDHVYIIPPNKQLTIKDGALHLTRPVERRGLRMPIDRFFHSLAEDQGERAIGVILSGTGSDGTQGIKAIKARGGLVLVQEPTDAKHDGMPRSGIATGMADHVMPVDKMPELITRYVRHPYMHLNAEDPSMSLLPGGERSVRDILVLLRLKTGVDFRPYKTATLSRRIQRRMGLKGVESLEAYHGFLREEPAEARALIKDILIGVTAFFRDPQAWKILEEEVLPDIIARKQNDEPVRVWVPGCSLGQEAYTLAILVLEALEKARKRCPVQVFATDIDPDALNEARAGIYSEDIVDELSPDRLRRFFIKHDQDYQVIRRLRDCVTFAPQNLISDPPFSKLDLVTCRNLLIYLEPSSQERAISLFHFALRDGGYLFLGSSENLGHRARLFETISKKWRVYRRIGQGRSTEIDFPHYDTYVKPTPPAPQPAAIGPADMPPRQRRLPQIAQEVILDRLVPPTLLVDRQLQILYFHGATERYLIHPRGEPSNDLFSVARRGIKTKLQQIARKALVEGQATTARAVVHDEEISRNVRLRAVPLKEPRELEGLVLITFEDEGRAEPEVIDEGSDHDHNVVALELEDELKSTREQLSVTIEELEAANEELKASNQEVMSMNEELQATNEELETVNTQLEAKVDELETLNNDLGNLLASTQIATIFLDPSFKIKRFTPSAKRLFNLILADVGRPLSNITHNLIDENMTAHVEEVLLRLTPMEEEVQDKNGAWYVRRVTPYRTEDNRIEGVVLTFIDISARKNMESELSQHRRHLEKLVAERTEELERANAQLKHEIQEREQIEQSLRARGMELTIAIEGSRGGLWSLDFDPSREGGPIPDRIYISPEIKSLLGFDESEVPASRAAWLERIVPEDIVRLQRVAEDHMAGRIPVYEVEYRMRHKDGSIRWVYSRGKIIRDALGRPLRWAGIDWDITERKLVEEDEQRQRARLEEEVHARTKELRQEVAERARAELAARESRERWRLLTEHAPVGIFQTDAQGHCTFANRRFCEIADIAPEAVVGKHWTTGLAREDMEGGVGSWLERVREAGRWSRELCYRTPQGRQTWVYGSIVPLRDSNGQIEGFLGTAIDISERKAVDEQRRHLEAQVQHAQKLESLGVLAGGIAHDFNNLLVAILGNAQIAFDELPEPSPAREPLRDIEMGARRAADLCRQLLAYSGKGRFVIQSLDLGKVVKEMTHLLEVSISKKADLRYDLAQRLPPIDADATQVQQVVMNLITNASEALGDRSGVISVSTGVMDCDRAYLRGCYLDDNLAEGRYVYLEVSDTGCGLDEETRARMFDPFFTTKFTGRGLGLAAVLGIVRGHRAAIRVDGEVDRGTCFRVLFPASAHQMKDVDPHAGQVDVHHGTGTVLVVDDEPSVLKVVKRALESIGLQILTASNGREALALFNERASEIGCVLLDLTMPDMDGDEMFGALRRVRSDVRVFLMSGYSEQEISRRFIGQGLSGFVQKPFDLQHLRAAIGGALGLGGTRTVSS; encoded by the coding sequence ATGACAGACAAGAAGCGACGCCGTTCCCTGGACAACCCCTCCACGGCCGACGCCATCGCGCCGCCGCTGGATGTCGCGTTCTTCAGCTCGGGATCCCCCGAGCCCGTCGTGCATCTCCCCCCGCCCGAGCCGAGGACGGACTGGGTCCCCGTCGTCGGGATCGGCGCCTCCGCGGGCGGGCTCGAGGCGTTCACCAAGTTCTTCCGGGCCATGCCCGATCAGAGCGGCGTCGCCTTCGTCCTCGTCATGCACCTCGACCCCACGCACGAGAGCATGATGGCCGAGCTGCTCGCCAAACACACGGGCATGAACGTCTCACAGGCAGCAGACGGAATGCCCATCCTGCCCGACCACGTCTACATCATCCCGCCGAACAAGCAGCTCACGATCAAGGACGGCGCCCTCCACCTCACCAGGCCCGTCGAGCGGCGCGGCCTGCGCATGCCCATCGACCGATTCTTCCATTCCCTCGCCGAGGACCAGGGCGAGCGCGCGATTGGCGTCATTCTCTCCGGCACGGGCTCCGACGGCACCCAGGGAATCAAGGCGATCAAGGCCAGGGGCGGCCTCGTCCTCGTCCAGGAGCCCACGGACGCGAAGCACGACGGGATGCCCCGCAGCGGCATTGCAACGGGCATGGCCGACCACGTGATGCCCGTCGATAAAATGCCGGAGCTCATCACCCGCTACGTCCGGCACCCGTACATGCACCTGAACGCCGAGGACCCGAGCATGTCGCTCCTCCCCGGCGGCGAGCGGAGCGTGCGCGACATCCTCGTCCTGCTCCGCCTGAAGACGGGCGTCGACTTCCGGCCCTATAAGACCGCCACCCTCTCCCGCCGCATCCAGCGCCGCATGGGATTGAAGGGCGTCGAGTCGCTCGAGGCCTATCACGGCTTCCTGCGCGAGGAGCCGGCCGAGGCGCGCGCGCTCATCAAGGACATCTTGATCGGCGTCACCGCCTTCTTTCGCGACCCCCAGGCCTGGAAGATCCTCGAAGAAGAGGTCCTGCCCGATATCATCGCCCGCAAGCAGAACGACGAGCCCGTGCGCGTCTGGGTCCCCGGCTGCTCGCTCGGCCAGGAGGCCTATACGCTGGCGATCCTCGTGCTCGAGGCGCTCGAGAAGGCCCGCAAGCGCTGCCCCGTCCAGGTCTTCGCCACCGATATCGATCCCGACGCCCTGAACGAGGCCCGGGCGGGCATCTACTCCGAGGACATCGTCGACGAGCTCTCGCCCGACAGGCTGCGGCGCTTCTTCATCAAGCACGACCAGGACTACCAGGTCATCCGCCGCCTGCGCGATTGCGTCACCTTCGCGCCCCAGAACCTGATCTCCGATCCGCCCTTCTCCAAGCTCGACCTCGTCACCTGCCGCAACCTGCTCATCTATCTGGAGCCCTCGAGCCAGGAGCGCGCGATCTCGCTCTTCCATTTCGCGCTGCGCGACGGGGGCTATCTCTTCCTCGGCAGCTCCGAGAACCTCGGCCACAGGGCGCGGCTCTTCGAGACCATCTCGAAGAAATGGCGCGTCTACCGCCGCATCGGCCAGGGCCGCTCCACCGAGATCGACTTTCCGCATTATGACACGTACGTCAAGCCCACCCCGCCCGCGCCGCAGCCCGCCGCCATCGGCCCCGCCGACATGCCGCCGCGCCAGCGGAGGCTGCCGCAGATCGCCCAGGAGGTCATCCTCGACAGGCTCGTGCCGCCCACGCTCCTCGTCGACCGGCAATTGCAGATCCTCTACTTCCACGGCGCCACCGAGCGCTATCTGATTCACCCGCGCGGCGAGCCCTCGAACGACCTCTTCTCGGTCGCCCGGCGCGGCATCAAGACCAAGCTCCAGCAGATCGCCCGAAAGGCCCTCGTCGAGGGCCAGGCCACGACAGCGCGCGCGGTCGTCCACGACGAGGAGATCTCGCGCAACGTCCGGCTCCGGGCCGTCCCGCTGAAGGAGCCCCGCGAGCTCGAGGGCCTCGTGCTCATCACGTTCGAGGACGAGGGCCGCGCCGAGCCGGAGGTGATCGACGAGGGGAGCGACCATGACCACAATGTCGTCGCGCTCGAGCTCGAGGACGAGCTGAAGAGCACCCGCGAGCAGCTCAGCGTCACCATCGAGGAGCTCGAAGCGGCCAATGAAGAGCTCAAGGCCTCCAATCAGGAGGTCATGAGCATGAACGAGGAGCTACAGGCCACCAACGAGGAGCTCGAGACCGTCAACACGCAGCTCGAAGCCAAGGTCGACGAGCTGGAGACCCTGAACAACGACCTCGGCAACCTCCTCGCGAGCACGCAGATCGCCACGATCTTCCTGGACCCCTCCTTCAAGATCAAGCGCTTCACGCCGAGCGCGAAGCGGCTCTTCAATCTGATCCTCGCCGACGTCGGCCGGCCGCTCTCGAACATCACGCATAACCTCATCGACGAGAACATGACCGCGCACGTCGAGGAGGTCCTTTTGCGGCTGACGCCGATGGAGGAGGAGGTCCAGGACAAGAATGGCGCCTGGTACGTCCGCCGCGTCACGCCTTATCGCACGGAGGACAACCGCATCGAGGGGGTCGTCCTCACGTTCATCGACATCAGCGCGCGCAAGAACATGGAGTCGGAGCTCTCGCAGCACCGCCGCCACCTCGAGAAGCTCGTGGCCGAGCGGACCGAGGAGCTCGAACGGGCGAACGCGCAATTGAAGCACGAGATCCAGGAGCGCGAGCAGATCGAGCAGAGCCTGCGGGCCCGCGGCATGGAGCTGACCATCGCCATCGAGGGCTCGCGCGGGGGCCTGTGGAGCCTCGATTTCGATCCCAGCCGCGAGGGCGGCCCGATCCCCGACCGCATCTACATCTCGCCCGAGATCAAATCGCTCCTCGGCTTCGACGAGAGCGAGGTGCCCGCCTCGCGCGCCGCCTGGCTCGAACGAATCGTGCCCGAGGACATCGTGCGCCTGCAGCGGGTGGCGGAGGATCACATGGCCGGCCGCATCCCCGTCTACGAGGTCGAATACCGCATGCGGCACAAGGACGGCAGCATCCGGTGGGTTTATAGCCGCGGCAAGATCATCCGCGACGCCCTCGGAAGGCCCCTGCGCTGGGCGGGCATCGACTGGGACATCACCGAGCGAAAGCTCGTCGAGGAGGACGAGCAGCGCCAGCGCGCGCGGCTCGAAGAGGAGGTCCACGCGCGCACGAAGGAGCTGCGGCAGGAGGTCGCCGAGCGCGCCCGGGCCGAGCTCGCCGCGCGCGAGAGCCGCGAGCGCTGGCGCCTGCTCACCGAGCACGCCCCCGTGGGGATCTTCCAGACCGACGCGCAGGGGCATTGCACCTTCGCCAATCGCAGGTTCTGCGAGATCGCCGATATCGCGCCCGAGGCCGTGGTCGGCAAGCACTGGACGACCGGCCTCGCGCGCGAGGACATGGAAGGGGGCGTGGGGAGCTGGCTCGAGCGCGTGCGCGAGGCGGGCCGATGGTCGCGCGAGCTTTGCTATCGCACGCCCCAGGGCCGCCAGACCTGGGTGTACGGCAGCATCGTGCCCCTGCGCGACAGCAATGGGCAGATCGAGGGGTTCCTCGGCACCGCCATCGACATCAGCGAGCGCAAGGCGGTGGACGAGCAGCGCCGCCACCTCGAGGCGCAGGTCCAGCACGCGCAGAAGCTCGAGAGCCTCGGCGTCCTCGCGGGCGGCATCGCCCACGACTTCAACAACCTCCTCGTCGCGATCCTGGGCAACGCGCAGATCGCCTTCGACGAGCTGCCCGAGCCCTCCCCTGCGCGCGAGCCCTTGCGCGACATCGAGATGGGCGCCCGCCGCGCGGCCGACCTTTGCCGCCAGCTCCTCGCCTACTCGGGCAAGGGCCGCTTCGTGATTCAATCGCTCGACCTCGGCAAGGTCGTGAAAGAGATGACCCACCTGCTCGAGGTCTCGATCTCGAAAAAGGCGGATCTGCGCTACGACCTCGCGCAGCGACTGCCGCCGATCGACGCGGACGCGACGCAGGTGCAGCAGGTCGTGATGAACCTCATCACCAACGCCTCCGAGGCGCTCGGCGACAGGAGCGGCGTGATCTCGGTCTCGACGGGCGTGATGGATTGCGACCGCGCGTATCTGCGAGGCTGCTACCTCGACGACAACCTCGCCGAGGGCCGCTATGTCTATCTCGAGGTGAGCGACACCGGCTGCGGGCTCGACGAGGAGACGCGCGCGCGCATGTTCGACCCGTTCTTCACGACCAAGTTCACCGGCCGGGGGCTCGGCCTCGCGGCGGTGCTCGGCATCGTGCGGGGGCACCGCGCGGCCATCCGGGTCGATGGCGAGGTCGACCGCGGCACGTGCTTCCGCGTCCTCTTCCCCGCCTCCGCGCACCAGATGAAGGACGTCGATCCCCATGCGGGCCAGGTCGACGTCCATCACGGCACCGGCACCGTGCTCGTGGTGGACGACGAGCCGAGCGTGCTCAAGGTCGTCAAGCGCGCGCTCGAGAGCATCGGGCTGCAGATCCTCACGGCGAGCAACGGCCGCGAGGCGCTCGCGCTCTTCAACGAGCGCGCGAGCGAGATTGGCTGCGTCCTGCTCGACCTGACCATGCCCGACATGGACGGCGACGAGATGTTCGGGGCCCTGCGCCGCGTCCGCTCCGACGTGCGGGTATTCTTGATGAGCGGCTACAGCGAGCAGGAGATCTCGCGCCGCTTCATCGGTCAGGGCCTCTCGGGCTTCGTGCAGAAGCCCTTCGACCTGCAGCACCTGCGCGCGGCCATCGGCGGCGCGCTGGGGCTCGGCGGGACGCGCACGGTATCGTCATGA
- a CDS encoding alpha/beta fold hydrolase → MSKLDQFVRLPDGRRLAYDVYGDPEGRPAFYFHGLPGSRRAAALLAGVAKARGLALICPDRPGLGLSDPKPGRRFLDWPADVAALADALGFSRFAVLGLSGGGPYAAAAAYMLPERVSVAYFVSAIGPLDDRAAMAAMMPANRITFGLLRMFPSTTAITAGVARLTYGRYFDWIVDKSLAAMPPADAAVLKQPDIRAFFAAEARECFRQGSRGYAEDQALLAGPWGFRLEDIRVPVRIYHGDADRNVPAAMGRRMAALIPDSKAVFYADEGHLAFVSHAEEIVSALAEDAPPR, encoded by the coding sequence ATGAGCAAACTCGACCAATTCGTCCGCCTGCCCGACGGCCGCCGCCTCGCCTACGACGTGTACGGCGATCCCGAAGGCCGCCCCGCGTTTTACTTTCATGGCCTGCCCGGATCGCGCCGCGCCGCAGCGCTGCTCGCGGGCGTCGCCAAGGCGCGCGGGCTCGCGCTGATTTGCCCGGACAGGCCCGGCCTGGGTTTGTCGGACCCAAAGCCAGGCCGCCGCTTCCTCGACTGGCCGGCCGACGTGGCGGCGCTCGCCGATGCGCTCGGCTTCTCGCGCTTCGCGGTCCTCGGCCTCTCGGGCGGCGGCCCCTACGCGGCGGCGGCGGCGTACATGCTGCCCGAGCGGGTGAGCGTCGCCTATTTCGTGAGCGCCATCGGCCCGCTCGACGATCGCGCAGCGATGGCGGCGATGATGCCCGCCAATCGCATCACGTTCGGCCTCTTGCGCATGTTCCCGAGCACCACCGCGATCACGGCCGGGGTCGCCCGGCTGACGTACGGCCGCTATTTCGACTGGATCGTCGACAAGAGTCTCGCCGCGATGCCTCCCGCCGACGCCGCCGTCCTGAAGCAGCCGGACATTCGCGCCTTCTTCGCGGCCGAGGCGCGCGAATGCTTCCGCCAGGGCAGCCGAGGCTATGCCGAGGACCAGGCCCTGCTGGCCGGGCCCTGGGGATTTCGCCTCGAGGACATTCGCGTCCCGGTCCGCATCTATCACGGCGATGCGGACCGGAACGTGCCCGCCGCCATGGGCCGGCGCATGGCGGCGCTGATCCCCGATAGCAAGGCCGTCTTCTACGCCGACGAGGGGCACCTCGCGTTCGTCTCCCACGCCGAGGAGATCGTCTCCGCGCTCGCCGAGGACGCGCCTCCGCGATAG
- a CDS encoding cytochrome P450: MKIPRMIERLAGTPVRSREGAAASPPGVPVLGHLPRIRREGLLEFLADSRRVCGDVFRIEFGPFPSYVICHPDMLEHVLVRRARFYPKGRAYDLFRRMVGNGLVTAEGEAWRKQRRMLQPSFNEGEVRAFMPAMLAELGCTAERFERAAARGETLDMGDEMARLSMGVVTRTVLGHDVEDRLAIDRAMRSLFAHMDAQRRLPLPLPLWAPTPGNVEFRRTKAAMDDLIRRTLRAKRRAGCEGRDLCSLLLRAHDESSGEKLDDQQIVDEVFTLFLAGYETTGRSLAWAFHHLTDSPALAAQMAAEADAAFAGREPDAEALGRMRHTMMFVAEVLRLYPPAWAVVRDALEDDVIGGTRIPKGASVMLPIWLTHRHPDFWPDPERFDPQRFSPERMSARHRLSYVPFSAGARMCIGNHLALQEMKLALGYLLQRFHFEPASGERAKCVGEPLLAWSRPIRARVTCREDRTGAYRGGASSASAETISSAWETNARCPSSA; the protein is encoded by the coding sequence ATGAAAATTCCGCGGATGATCGAGCGGTTGGCCGGGACGCCTGTGCGTTCGCGCGAGGGAGCGGCGGCGAGCCCCCCGGGCGTGCCCGTCCTCGGGCACCTGCCGCGCATCCGTCGCGAGGGGCTGCTCGAGTTCCTGGCCGATAGCAGGCGTGTCTGCGGCGATGTCTTCCGCATCGAATTCGGACCCTTCCCCTCGTACGTCATCTGTCACCCGGACATGCTCGAGCACGTGCTCGTGCGCCGCGCGCGCTTCTATCCGAAGGGGCGCGCCTACGACCTCTTCCGGCGCATGGTGGGCAACGGGCTCGTGACGGCCGAGGGCGAGGCGTGGCGCAAGCAGCGCAGGATGCTCCAGCCGAGCTTCAACGAGGGCGAGGTGCGCGCGTTCATGCCCGCGATGCTCGCGGAGCTCGGCTGCACGGCCGAGCGATTCGAGCGGGCCGCCGCGCGCGGGGAGACGCTCGATATGGGCGACGAGATGGCCCGCCTCTCGATGGGCGTCGTGACGCGCACGGTGCTCGGGCACGACGTCGAGGACAGGCTCGCCATCGACCGCGCGATGCGCTCGCTCTTCGCCCACATGGACGCGCAGCGCAGGCTGCCCTTGCCGCTGCCGCTCTGGGCTCCCACCCCCGGCAACGTCGAGTTCCGCCGCACCAAGGCCGCGATGGACGACCTCATCCGGCGCACGCTGCGGGCCAAGAGGCGCGCGGGCTGCGAGGGGAGGGACCTCTGCTCGCTCCTGCTCCGCGCGCACGACGAATCCTCCGGCGAGAAGCTCGACGACCAGCAGATCGTCGACGAGGTGTTCACGCTCTTTCTCGCGGGCTACGAGACCACGGGGCGCTCGCTCGCCTGGGCATTCCACCACCTCACCGACAGCCCCGCGCTCGCCGCGCAGATGGCCGCCGAGGCCGACGCTGCATTCGCGGGCCGCGAGCCGGACGCCGAGGCGCTCGGGCGAATGCGGCACACGATGATGTTCGTCGCCGAGGTGCTCAGGCTCTACCCGCCCGCGTGGGCCGTGGTGCGCGACGCGCTCGAGGACGACGTGATCGGCGGGACGCGCATCCCCAAGGGCGCGTCCGTGATGCTGCCGATATGGCTCACGCACCGCCACCCCGATTTCTGGCCCGATCCGGAGCGCTTCGACCCGCAGCGCTTCTCCCCGGAGCGGATGAGCGCGCGGCACCGGCTGAGCTACGTGCCCTTCAGCGCAGGCGCGCGCATGTGCATCGGCAATCACCTCGCGCTCCAGGAGATGAAGCTCGCGCTCGGGTATCTCCTCCAGCGCTTCCATTTCGAGCCGGCCTCCGGCGAGCGGGCAAAGTGCGTGGGCGAGCCCTTGCTCGCGTGGAGCAGGCCGATCCGCGCGCGCGTGACGTGTCGAGAGGACCGGACGGGGGCCTATCGCGGAGGCGCGTCCTCGGCGAGCGCGGAGACGATCTCCTCGGCGTGGGAGACGAACGCGAGGTGCCCCTCGTCGGCGTAG
- a CDS encoding FIST signal transduction protein gives MSDLVMGAGHSAAQDTNEAVREAVEAARRKLGDTAPGLALVAATVDHDAARVHEAFRAALPGVPIHGSTTSLGVLTGGGVVMGPSGGVGVLLFGGSRGTSFSVGSAGFGEGAREAGRRAAAEIKRRGEAGKMPRLVFIAATPGREEEVLAGIADELPGVPVFGGSAADHAIEGAWSIFTDEGAEREGVTLAALWGEGVKLGAAIEGPYEPTGKSARVTASNGRSIKTLDGRPATEVLHGWIGDAIADQVREGGNLLMQTAMTPVGVARGGNEAKPFYQLLHPAQAHPEGGVDVFADAPEGTTLCLMSGSEDSLVDIIDRLVERCLSNAKIEAKDARGAFLIYCAGCAGAVGPRIDDVLARLRSRLGDVPLLGLCTFGEQGYVPGVGNVHSNLSVSLVVAA, from the coding sequence ATGAGCGATCTCGTGATGGGCGCAGGCCACAGCGCCGCGCAGGACACGAACGAAGCGGTGCGCGAAGCCGTCGAGGCGGCGCGGCGAAAGCTCGGCGACACGGCGCCCGGGCTCGCGCTCGTGGCGGCGACGGTCGATCACGACGCGGCGCGCGTGCACGAGGCCTTCCGCGCGGCGCTCCCCGGCGTGCCCATTCATGGCTCGACCACCTCGCTCGGCGTGCTCACGGGCGGCGGCGTGGTCATGGGCCCGAGCGGCGGCGTCGGCGTGCTCCTCTTCGGCGGATCGCGCGGCACGAGCTTCTCGGTGGGCAGCGCGGGCTTCGGCGAGGGCGCGCGCGAGGCGGGCCGGCGCGCGGCGGCGGAGATCAAGCGCCGCGGCGAGGCGGGCAAGATGCCGCGCCTCGTGTTCATCGCGGCGACGCCCGGGCGCGAGGAAGAGGTCCTCGCGGGCATCGCCGACGAGCTGCCCGGCGTCCCCGTCTTCGGCGGCAGCGCGGCCGATCACGCAATCGAGGGGGCCTGGAGCATCTTCACGGACGAGGGCGCCGAGCGCGAGGGCGTCACGCTCGCGGCGCTCTGGGGCGAGGGCGTGAAGCTCGGCGCGGCCATCGAGGGCCCCTACGAGCCCACGGGCAAGAGCGCGCGGGTGACGGCGTCGAATGGCCGCTCGATCAAGACCCTCGACGGCCGCCCGGCGACCGAGGTGCTGCACGGCTGGATTGGCGACGCCATTGCCGATCAGGTGCGCGAGGGCGGCAACCTGCTCATGCAGACCGCGATGACCCCCGTCGGCGTCGCGCGCGGCGGCAACGAGGCGAAACCCTTCTATCAGCTCCTGCACCCGGCGCAGGCGCACCCCGAGGGCGGGGTCGACGTGTTCGCGGACGCGCCCGAGGGCACGACGCTCTGCCTCATGTCGGGCAGCGAGGACTCGCTCGTCGATATCATCGATCGCCTCGTCGAACGCTGTCTATCGAATGCGAAGATCGAAGCGAAGGACGCCCGGGGCGCGTTCCTCATCTACTGCGCGGGCTGCGCGGGCGCCGTGGGGCCGCGCATCGACGACGTCCTCGCGCGGCTCCGTTCGCGCCTCGGCGACGTCCCGCTGCTCGGCCTCTGCACGTTCGGCGAGCAGGGCTATGTGCCCGGCGTGGGCAACGTCCACTCGAACCTCTCGGTCTCGCTCGTGGTCGCGGCCTGA
- a CDS encoding antibiotic biosynthesis monooxygenase, with amino-acid sequence MYVVCVKISVLPDRVQEFMEATLDNARGTREEPGNVRFDVLRAVDDPARFFLYEVYKDEGDFKAHQQTEHYLRWKERVAPMMAQPRVGEKYGALFPEPWT; translated from the coding sequence ATGTACGTGGTTTGCGTCAAGATCTCCGTCCTGCCCGACCGGGTGCAAGAGTTCATGGAAGCGACGCTCGACAATGCCCGTGGCACGCGCGAGGAGCCGGGCAACGTGCGCTTCGACGTCCTGCGCGCGGTCGACGACCCCGCGCGCTTCTTCCTGTACGAGGTCTACAAGGACGAGGGCGATTTCAAGGCCCACCAGCAGACCGAGCATTACCTGCGCTGGAAGGAGCGCGTCGCGCCGATGATGGCCCAGCCCCGCGTCGGCGAGAAATACGGCGCCCTCTTCCCCGAGCCCTGGACCTGA
- a CDS encoding iron-containing alcohol dehydrogenase — protein MTLAFAFRTAPEVLFGAGKSAEAPPIVARLGARCLLVTGRSSLERSGKLAALEEALGWRGVECGRFSVEGEPEVPVVDEGARMAREGRFDVVLAVGGGSVIDTAKAIAALATNPGPAMDYVEAVGAGRNIDRAPLPLVAVPTTAGSGSEVTKNSVVRVPELRVKRSIRSDLMVPRVAIVDPALIATAPRAVAASSGLDALTHLVEAYLSKGAQPMTDVLVVPGMRMAFRALTALAEGRADEASWEAMSLAALWGGIALANAGLGAVHGLVAPLGGRCAVPHGAGCGCLLPATFRANVAALRARAPEGRALARAVEVADLILPDTHTDRSPERAAEAFDGLREKLGVPPLGAYGVTEGDLAEIIAGSRAGSMRNNPIELTDAELDGILRQTLAQSGGEAAVD, from the coding sequence ATGACGCTCGCATTCGCGTTCCGCACGGCCCCCGAGGTGCTCTTCGGTGCGGGCAAATCGGCCGAGGCGCCCCCGATCGTGGCGCGCCTCGGCGCGCGGTGCTTGCTCGTGACGGGCCGAAGCTCGCTCGAGCGCTCGGGCAAGCTCGCGGCCCTCGAGGAGGCGCTCGGGTGGCGGGGCGTGGAATGCGGGCGCTTTTCGGTGGAGGGCGAGCCCGAGGTGCCCGTCGTGGACGAGGGCGCGCGCATGGCCCGCGAGGGGCGCTTCGACGTGGTGCTCGCGGTGGGCGGCGGGAGCGTGATCGACACGGCCAAGGCAATCGCCGCGCTCGCGACGAACCCTGGCCCGGCGATGGATTACGTGGAGGCGGTGGGGGCGGGGCGCAATATCGACCGGGCGCCCCTGCCGCTCGTTGCGGTGCCGACCACGGCGGGCAGCGGCTCGGAGGTGACGAAGAACAGCGTGGTCCGCGTGCCCGAATTGCGCGTCAAGCGGAGCATTCGCAGCGATCTGATGGTGCCGCGCGTGGCCATCGTGGATCCGGCGCTCATCGCGACGGCGCCGCGCGCGGTGGCGGCGTCCTCGGGGCTCGACGCGCTCACGCACCTCGTCGAGGCGTATCTGTCGAAGGGCGCGCAGCCGATGACGGACGTGCTCGTGGTGCCCGGGATGCGCATGGCGTTCCGGGCGCTCACGGCCCTCGCCGAGGGGCGCGCGGACGAGGCCTCCTGGGAGGCGATGTCGCTCGCGGCGCTATGGGGCGGCATTGCGCTCGCCAATGCGGGGCTCGGGGCCGTGCACGGGCTCGTGGCGCCTCTCGGCGGGCGGTGCGCGGTGCCGCACGGGGCGGGCTGCGGATGCCTCTTGCCGGCGACGTTCCGGGCCAATGTCGCGGCGCTGCGCGCACGGGCGCCCGAGGGCCGGGCGCTCGCGCGCGCCGTCGAGGTGGCGGATCTGATCCTGCCCGACACGCATACCGATCGCAGCCCGGAGAGGGCGGCCGAGGCTTTCGACGGCCTGCGCGAGAAGCTCGGCGTGCCGCCGCTCGGCGCGTACGGGGTGACGGAGGGGGATCTCGCGGAGATCATCGCGGGATCGCGCGCCGGGAGCATGCGCAACAACCCGATCGAGCTGACGGACGCAGAGCTCGACGGCATTCTTCGCCAAACCCTGGCGCAGTCGGGGGGCGAGGCGGCGGTCGATTGA